The Nocardia vinacea genome contains the following window.
ATGCCGGACGTCGACCTGTTCCTGCGCCCGTCCGGCGAATTCCGTAGTTCGAACTTCCTCATCTGGCAGTCCGCCTATGCCGAGTTCGTCTACCAGGACACGCTGTTTCCCGATTTCGACAGGCGCAACTTGTGGGAGGCCTGTCTCCAGTACGCTTCGCGTGACCGCCGCTTCGGGGGGACCAAGTGAACGGCGGCAGCAAATGAACGGCGGCACCGATATGGACGCAGCAGTCACCCCCGAACAAGAGCTACAGGCCCGCGCCGGCGCCTGCCTATCGCTCTACGACGTCGATGTGCGCGTCGACCCGGAGGGTTCGATCGGCTTCGAATACCAGGGCGCGCTGTGCTCGTTGCGCGCGGTAACGCTGGCACCCGGCCTGGATGTGCTGACGCTGACCTGCGTGCTGGCCTGGGACCGCCCGCTCAAGCCGCAGCTGCACAAACGAGTCGCCGAGCGCAACAGCGCGATTCAGTTCGGTTCGATCACGCTGATCACCCGTGGCAACCAGGCCGATGTCATGCTGCGCTACACCTTCCCGGCCGCCGGTCTGGACGATCAGGCGCTGGCCACCATGCTGCTGCTGGTGCTCTCCGGCGCGGGTAAGGCGAGGCAGGGATTGCTGCCCTGAGTTGTCGACCGCATAGCCGCTGACCGCATGACAGATGTCATGGCAGGTTCGTGACACACGTGCGAGGTACCGGCCCCCGGTTTGCGTGACCGTTGAGCCATGACATCGGCACTGACATCCACGGCCATCTTGGCCGCGGCGGGCGGCTCGGGCAGGCACCGGGCGTCGTCCGCGATCGAACTGCGCGACCTGCACAAGAGCTTCCGACTCCCGGGCGGTGGCGAGGTGCATGCCGTCGACGGACTCGACCTGGTGGTCGCGCCGGGGGAGATCATCGCCTTCCTCGGCCCCAATGGCGCGGGTAAGACCACCACCATCGATATGCTGCTCGGGCTGGCAACGCCGGACTCCGGCAGTGTCCGGGTTTTCGGCGGCCCACCAGCGGAAGCGCTTGCGGCAGGCCGTATTTCGGCGGTCATGCAGTCCGGCGGCCTACTACCTGATCTGACTGTCGCCGAGACCGTGCAACTGGTGGCCACCCTGCACGCGCATCCGCGTTCGGTCGATGCGGTGCTCGCGCGCGCCGGTATCGCCGATATCGGCGGTCGGCTGGTCGGCAAATGCTCGGGCGGCCAGAAGCAGCGGCTGCGCTTCGCACTCGCGCTGCTGCCGAATCCGGACCTCATCGTGCTCGACGAGCCGACCACCGGCATGGATGTCGAAGGACGTCGGGAATTCTGGAATGCGATGCGCGAGGATTCCGATCGCGGCCGCACCGTCCTGTTCGCCACCCATTACCTCGACGAGGCCGACGCATACGCGGATCGGATCGTGCTGGTGCGTGCGGGTCGCGTCGTCGCCGACGGCAGTGCCGCCGAGATCAAGAACCTGGCCGCGGGACGCGCCGTCAGTGCGACACTGCCCGGTGCCGATCCTGCCCGCCTGCTCGCGGTCCCGGGCATCGATGATGTCGAGCTGCGCGGTGACCGAATCATCGTGCACACCAAGGATTCCGACGCCATCGCCCGCTATCTGCTCACCGAGACCACCGCAGTCGATCTCGAAATCACCTCGCACAATCTCGAATCCGCATTCCTGGCGCTCACCACCGGAGACAATTGAAATGACCACCCTTGCCCCACAGCCTGTTTCGACGCGCATCTCACTCGGCGGCTTCAGCCTCGGCTTCTTGCGCCTGGAACTGCGCCGCATGCTGCGCAATCGGCGCACCATGATCTTCACGCTGGTCATGCCGCCGCTGTTCTTCGTCATCTTCGGCCTGCAATCCGATTACCGGACAGAGTCATTCGGATCGGGCAATGTGACCGGCTATGTAATGGTGTCGATGGCGGTGTACGGCGCGATGCTGGCCACCACCAGCGGCGGCGCCATGGTCGCGATCGAACGCGCGCAGGGCTGGAGCCGCCAATTGCGGCTCACCCCATTGCGTCCCGTCGCCTACATCGCCACCAAGGTCGCCGTCGCGATGGTGCTCGGGCTGGTCTCGGTTACTGCGGTCTTCGTCATCGGGGGAATCTTCGGCGCCCACCTGACGGTCACCGCCTGGGTGAGCTGCTTCCTGCTCGCGTGGATCTGCTCGCTGGTCTTCGCCGCCTTCGGCCTGTTCGTCGGCTACCTGCTGCCCTCGGAGAATGTCATGCAACTGCTCGGTCCAGCCCTCGCGGGCCTGTCCTTCGCGGGCGGCCTGTTCATGCCGCTGCACGGCTGGTTCGAGACGGTCTCCAAGATCTTCCCGACAAACGGCGTCGCCACCTTGGCCCGCATGCCCTTCGGCGACACCAGCACAGCATCGATCGCGCTGGCCATCCTCAATGTCGTCGTCTGGGCCACGATCTTCGTCGGCGGCGCGGCCATTCTGTTCCGCCGTGACACCGCGCGTTGAACGATCGGGCACGACCAGCCGCCTGCCCAGGAGGGTGGGCGGCTGTGCCGTGCTCAGTGCCCGCGGCCAGTGGCCCTACGGTGCCGGGTCCGCCGTGACGTGCTGGGCGGTGTTGTGCGGTGGCGTCGTGCGAGTTGACCACGTGATGCGAGGTTGCCGGGCGCGGCTCTTCAGCGATTCCGCATCGGCGGGCAATACGGTGTCGCGCGGCCAGGAGGCTGGGCGGGTGTGCCGTGCTGGGCGGCTGTGCCGTGCAGGTGGCACGCCGTGCACGGGGCTGACATGCGAGTCGGGTACACGATGCGGTGTTGGTCGGGCGTTCGGACGGGGAGGCGGTGGCGTGCGAGGCAGTTGCGCGATGCGGAGTGGCGATGTGGCCCCTGCCCGGCATATGGAGCCA
Protein-coding sequences here:
- a CDS encoding ABC transporter ATP-binding protein; the protein is MTSALTSTAILAAAGGSGRHRASSAIELRDLHKSFRLPGGGEVHAVDGLDLVVAPGEIIAFLGPNGAGKTTTIDMLLGLATPDSGSVRVFGGPPAEALAAGRISAVMQSGGLLPDLTVAETVQLVATLHAHPRSVDAVLARAGIADIGGRLVGKCSGGQKQRLRFALALLPNPDLIVLDEPTTGMDVEGRREFWNAMREDSDRGRTVLFATHYLDEADAYADRIVLVRAGRVVADGSAAEIKNLAAGRAVSATLPGADPARLLAVPGIDDVELRGDRIIVHTKDSDAIARYLLTETTAVDLEITSHNLESAFLALTTGDN
- a CDS encoding ABC transporter permease, with translation MTTLAPQPVSTRISLGGFSLGFLRLELRRMLRNRRTMIFTLVMPPLFFVIFGLQSDYRTESFGSGNVTGYVMVSMAVYGAMLATTSGGAMVAIERAQGWSRQLRLTPLRPVAYIATKVAVAMVLGLVSVTAVFVIGGIFGAHLTVTAWVSCFLLAWICSLVFAAFGLFVGYLLPSENVMQLLGPALAGLSFAGGLFMPLHGWFETVSKIFPTNGVATLARMPFGDTSTASIALAILNVVVWATIFVGGAAILFRRDTAR